In the Colletotrichum lupini chromosome 1, complete sequence genome, one interval contains:
- a CDS encoding sulfatase — protein sequence MQLTTSTLASAALFLSCSVAAQGDAQTPLVGPARDAISPSSRPNIVFVLTDDQDLHMNSLEYIPLIQKRLIEEGTLYKKHFCTTAVCCPSRASLWTGKLAHNTNVTDLNPPYDMAYEHTLIGFAGGFPIFVKNGHNENYLPIWLQKAGYSTYYTGKMFNAHTVWNYDSPHLKGWNSSDFLLDPNTYDYYNATFQRDHEKPVNHLGEYSTDLVAEKAYGFLDEAVDAGKPFFLGIAPIAPHSNVNSSILLPVKGPDDDVPVSDDKFRVSIPLAAKRHEHLFEDAKVPRTENFNPDKPSGADWVRRQPKLTDENVAYNDKHYQGRLRALQAVDELVDGLVERLEKHGILDNTYIFYTTDNGYHISQHRLQPGKECGYEEDINIPLIVRGPGVPKGGVTEAVTAHVDLVPTILSLAGAPLRADFDGAPIPLSTKDLTESPLTREHVNVEYWGWAITESKFGFNGDDTKRIFNNTYKALRVVGEGYNLYYSVWCTNEHELYDMTTDPGQLHNLLHADEAVHAAGATILGYPLKKVLPRLDSLLFVLKSCKGTTCSQPWKALHPTGNVGSLLEALAPRFDDYYIQQTRVQFDQCELGHIVEAEGPQFEHDGAEAVLRHRRIMKAEWITYRFPIICPSYKSSGVLQHQKAVKIPSAKVCK from the exons ATGCAGCTCACGACGTCAACGTTGGCTTCGGCGGCTTTGTTCCTCAGCTGCAGTGTTGCGGCACAAGGCGATGCTCAGACACCTCTCGTCGGCCCCGCCCGGGATGCCATATCGCCGTCTTCACGGCCAAACATTGTCTTCGTCTTGACCGATGATCAGGACCTGCACATGAACTCTTTGGAGTACATCCCGCTGATTCAGAAACGGCTTATTGAAGAAGGCACACTGTACAAGAAACATTTCTGCACGACGGCAGTTTGCTGCCCGTCGCGTGCGAGTTTGTGGACTGGCAAATTGGCTCATAACACCAACGTCACTGACCTCAACCCACCATATG ACATGGCTTATGAGCATACACTAATTGGTTTTGCAGGTGGTTTCCCCATTTTTGTGAAAAATGGCCACAATGAGAACTATCTCCCCATTTGGCTACAAAAGGCCGGATACAGCACCTATTACACGGGTAAAATGTTCAATGCCCATACTGTTTGGAACTATGACAGCCCGCACTTGAAGGGCTGGAACTCCTCT GATTTCCTCCTGGACCCTAACACCTATGACTACTACAACGCCACCTTCCAGCGTGACCATGAGAAGCCGGTCAACCATCTCGGCGAGTACTCGACGGATCTAGTCGCCGAGAAGGCCTACGGGTTCCTGGATGAAGCTGTGGATGCCGGCAAGCCCTTCTTCCTTGGCATTGCTCCCATCGCACCTCACAGCAATGTCAACTCCAGTATCCTTCTCCCAGTCAAGGGCCCAGACGACGATGTGCCCGTCTCTGATGACAAGTTCAGGGTCAGCATCCCGTTAGCTGCTAAGAGGCATGAGCACCTCTTTGAGGATGCCAAGGTTCCGAGAACAGAAAACTTTAACCCTGACAAGCCTTCGGGCGCCGACTGGGTTCGTCGCCAGCCCAAGCTCACGGATGAGAACGTGGCATACAACGATAAGCACTATCAAGGACGTCTACGTGCCCTACAAGCAGTTGATGAGCTTGTCGACGGTCTCGTGGAGAGATTGGAAAAGCATGGCATCCTGGACAACACCTACATCTTCTACACGACGGACAACGGCTACCACATTAGTCAGCACCGGCTGCAGCCCGGCAAGGAGTGTGGATACGAGGAAGATATCAACATTCCACTCATCGTTCGTGGACCTGGTGTTCCCAAGGGAGGCGTGACTGAAGCCGTAACGGCCCACGTTGACCTCGTTCCCACCATCCTGTCGCTCGCGGGTGCCCCGTTGAGAGCCGACTTTGATGGAGCCCCGATCCCGCTCTCGACAAAGGACCTGACGGAGTCCCCCCTGACTCGCGAGCACGTTAATGTTGAGTACTGGGGCTGGGCAATCACTGAGAGCAAGTTCGGCTTCAATGGCGATGACACGAAGCGCATCTTTAACAACACGTACAAGGCGCTGAGGGTTGTTGGGGAGGGCTACAACCTCTACTACTCTGTTTGGTGCACTAACGAGCATGAGCTGTATGATATGACT ACGGACCCCGGCCAGCTTCATAACCTCTTGCACGCCGACGAGGCCGTCCATGCTGCAGGCGCAACCATTCTCGGCTATCCTCTCAAGAAGGTCCTACCCAGACTCGACTCCCTACTCTTCGTTCTCAAGTCTTGCAAGGGCACGACATGCTCGCAGCCATGGAAGGCCCTACACCCTACAGGAAACGTCGGTAGTCTACTCGAAGCCCTCGCACCGCGCTTTGACGACTACTACATCCAGCAGACGCGTGTGCAGTTCGATCAATGCGAGCTGGGTCACATTGTCGAGGCCGAAGGGCCGCAGTTTGAGCATGATGGAGCT GAAGCTGTTCTGAGGCATCGCCGCATAATGAAAGCTGAATGGATTACCTACCGCTTCCCGATTATCTGCCCGTCGTACAAGAGTAGTGGGGTTCTACAGCATCAAAAGGCGGTGAAAATTCCCTCAGCCAAGGTCTGCAAGTGA
- a CDS encoding chitinase 1 has protein sequence MMVLQLFIAALTVTHALASPLSGRPCGNDSTAKQGHRNLLYVTNWGIYGAGYHPDSLPIEDITHVLYAFADITSNGTVVSSDPWADTGKPFGNESTTEPGHNADGLVKQLYLKKMANRNMKVILSIGGYNWSPKFEPVAADKFRRATFVSSAINLMADFGMDGIDIDYEYPNTTEKNQNCVKLLSELRTGLDDFSKGNAGGYHFTLGFPAPAGPQNYKAFDFQEMDKSLDFWSLMAFDFAGAWENVTGHQSNVFRSKRNPQSTKASVERAFEDYIEEGGISPAKINLGMPLYGRAFGNTKGLGKSYSGLPNGALGQAGIYLYKDLPRPGATVHWDSAVKATYSYNNATRELVTFDNIRSAKYKQAYIKKKKLGGAMFWEATGDKAGDESLVRSMAKGMGKHEKSQNLLWYPTSQYDNIRNGMKTKFIVPPSKRS, from the exons ATGATGGTACTTCAACTTTTTATAGCAGCTCTTACTGTGACGCATGCCCTCGCTAGCCCCTTGAGCGGCCGGCCTTGTGGAAACGACTCCACCGCAAAGCAGGGTCATCGGAATCTCTTATACGTAACGAATTGGGGGATTTATGGTGCGGGCTACCACCCCGATAGCCTTCCTATAGAAGACATTACGCATGTGCTATACGCTTTCGCAGATATAACATCGAACGGAACAGT CGTCTCATCAGATCCATGGGCCGACACTGGAAAGCCTTTTGGCAACGAAAGCACCACAGAGCCTGGCCATAACGCTGACGGCCTGGTTAAACAGCTCTACCTGAAGAAAATGGCCAACCGCAACATGAAAGTCATACTATCCATAGGCGGCTACAACTGGTCACCCAAATTCGAACCCGTCGCTGCCGACAAATTTCGCCGCGCAACCTTTGTTTCCTCCGCCATCAATCTTATGGCAGACTTTGGGATGGATGGCATCGACATCGACTACGAGTACCCAAACACTACTGAAAAGAATCAAAATTGCGTAAAGCTCCTGTCCGAACTTCGCACAGGCTTGGACGACTTTTCGAAGGGCAATGCAGGCGGATATCACTTCACTCTAGGCTTTCCTGCACCAGCAGGTCCTCAAAACTACAAAGCATTTGACTTCCAAGAGATGGACAAGTCTCTCGACTTCTGGTCACTCATGGCATTTGATTTTGCCGGTGCCTGGGAGAACGTCACAGGCCACCAGTCCAATGTCTTCCGCAGCAAGCGAAACCCGCAAAGCACCAAGGCGAGCGTCGAGAGGGCCTTCGAGGACTACATTGAAGAAGGAGGGATCTCTCCTGCCAAGATCAACTTAGGCATGCCCCTCTACGGTCGCGCCTTCGGCAACACAAAGGGTTTGGGGAAATCGTACAGCGGACTACCGAATGGTGCGCTCGGCCAAGCTGGAATCTACCTCTACAAAGACCTCCCTAGGCCCGGTGCGACGGTCCATTGGGACAGTGCAGTCAAGGCCACGTACTCATACAACAACGCGACGCGAGAGCTGGTGACATTTGACAATATAAGAAGCGCAAAGTACAAGCAGGCTTAtatcaagaagaagaaactaGGTGGTGCTATGTTCTGGGAGGCTACGGGCGATAAGGCGGGTGATGAGAGTCTGGTTCGCAGTATGGCGAAGGGGATGGGCAAACATGAGAAGTCGCAGAACTTGCTGTGGTACCCGACTTCTCAGTATGACAACATTCGCAATGGGATGAAGACAAAATTTATTGTGCCTCCAAGCAAGAGATCATAG